From a region of the Castanea sativa cultivar Marrone di Chiusa Pesio chromosome 10, ASM4071231v1 genome:
- the LOC142613782 gene encoding putative membrane protein At4g09580, translating into MKKGEENSKGVDVGSNSNSNPKFPLSFWEVTAASTVVLGFLFGLLGVYLTMPASDYSFLKLPRNLEDLQILRDHLESYTSDYTAQVLVGYCVVYIFMQTFMIPGTVFMSLLAGSLFGVFRGVALVVFTATAGASSCYFLSKLIGRPIVFSLWPDKLKFFQAQVAKRKQGLLNYMLFLRLTPTLPNTFINFASPIVDVPYHIFFLATVIGLIPAAFVTVRAGLALGELQSVGDLYDFQSIATLFFIGVVSITPTLVRNNNS; encoded by the exons atgaagaagggaGAAGAGAATAGCAAAGGAGTAGATGTGGGatccaactccaactccaaccCCAAGTTTCCGCTGAGCTTTTGGGAGGTTACGGCGGCTTCCACCGTCGTTTTGGGCTTCCTGTTTGGCTTACTTGGTGTTTATCTCACCATGCCTGCGTCTGATTATAGCTTCCTTAAACTTCCTCGTAACCTCGAGGACCTTCAAATCCTCCG AGATCACCTTGAGAGTTACACGAGTGACTACACTGCACAAGTCCTGGTGGGGTACTGCGTGGTTTATATTTTCATGCAGACTTTTATGATTCCTGGGACTGTGTTTATGTCATTACTTGCTGGATCCCTTTTTGGAGTCTTCAGAGGTGTAGCTCTGGTTGTCTTCACTGCCACTGCTGGGGCTTCTTCTTGCTATTTCTTATCAAAACTGATTGGCCGGCCCATTGTCTTCTCTCTTTGGCCTGACAAGTTAAAGTTCTTTCAAGCCCAG GTGGCTAAAAGAAAACAGGGGCTATTAAACTACATGCTTTTTCTAAGACTGACTCCGACATTGCCAAATACATTTATCAATTTTGCTTCACCAATTGTTGACGTgccttatcatatttttttcctGGCAACTGTTATCGGCCTCATACCTGCGGCTTTTGTCACTGTCAGG GCTGGATTAGCTCTTGGAGAGTTGCAATCTGTAGGGGATCTCTATGACTTCCAATCAATTGCCACTCTGTTCTTCATTGGAGTTGTCTCTATTACCCCCACGCTGGTGAGGAACAATAACTCGTAG